Genomic window (Terriglobales bacterium):
GTTCTTCTCGTTCTTCTGGATGCAGGCCAGTCCCCGTCCCTGGCCGGGCTCGATGTTGGCGCAGAATTTCTGCAGGTCGTCCTTGCACTGGCTCGCGGCGAACTCGACGGCAGCGACTGCCTCCTTGAGCTGGAGGGAGGCGTCGTAAAGCGCGTAGATGCACTTGTCCGAAACCTTGTCCTCGAAGGCGTAGAGGCACGCGAGGATGCGCCCCTGACCCTGCGGCACGCCCTTGCAGAACGTGGTGAGCTCTTTGTTGCAGGCCTTCTTCAGGCTATCGACAAGGGGATCGGCGGCGTCGGCTCTCCCCGCGATGAGCAGCAGCGCTCCTACCACCATCGAACCAACGATCGTTTTGCGCATAACTTCTTCCCTTCTTTGGTAAAGGGCCCCCCGCCCTTCGGGAGGCCCGCCGTGTGATTCGGACGTCGCTTTTAGGCCGCAGCAGCGACGGTGGCGACTTTGCGTGCAGCGCTCGCCACGGAGACCGTCGTGAAGCCGTTGGAGATCATGCTGAACCCGGCCAAGGTTCCGACCACCCACAGGCTCGACGCGGGGAACTGCCGCCAGATCATCACGGCGAACAGGATGCTCAGGATGCCGCCGACCAGCATCCAGCCCCAGCCCTTTACCGGCTTCATGTGGAACGCCAGGATGACTCGCAGGATCCCGTCGACGAACAAAACGATCATAACCACCAGGGTGAGCGACTCGAGCCCGATACCCGGCCGCACCACGAAGTAGAAACCCGTCACCAGGAGAAGCAGGCCCCACATGAAAGTGAGAGCGCCGGCGCCAAAGGACTGCGCCTTGAACGCCCCCACGACCCGCGCGCCGCCCGCCACCATCAACATGAACCCGACCATCACCGTCACTGCAACCCCCGCGACGAATGGCGCCAGGATCCCCAGGACTCCGGCCACAATCTCTACGATGCCGAGAAAGACGAGCCAACCTGCGTTCTTCTTCGCTTGCTGTAGCCAACTTTGATCTGTCGCGTCCATGACAAATTCCTCCTTGCGAGGCGAGTATCACGGAAGGTTCAGCGAAAGGTCGCCCTTGTTGGGGCTGAAAGCGTCGCTTCGCAGCGCCACAGAGGATTCCGGCCAATCCCTCCTGTGGAGGCATCCGAGGGTAAGCAATTGCTTCCGGTGCGTCCGCGGCGCCGCTCGCCTCTAAAGAGCTCGCGTCGCCCTACCTGCGCCCAGTGGCAGCCAAGCTGCTGATCATTGGCGCGGTCTGGCGGCAGTTCTTCTGGCAACCGAGGTCCGTCATCGGTGTTGCGACCCCACCGGCCGGCGGGGCACCCTCGCCCTCGCCGCCCGGTCAATGGCCCTCACCTCCGCAAGAAACGCCTCCAGGGCCGGAGTCGACGCGCGTTCGCGCAGCCGGATGATGCCCGGCTCGGTCACGGCCCACGGTGCATCCACAGGCAGTGCCACGAACTGCCCAGCCTTCAGTTCGGCAGAGATGGCAGCCTCCGGCGCGGCGCCAAACCCGTCGGTGTCCCTCACGAAGGCGTTCATCAGAGCGATGGA
Coding sequences:
- a CDS encoding HdeD family acid-resistance protein — translated: MDATDQSWLQQAKKNAGWLVFLGIVEIVAGVLGILAPFVAGVAVTVMVGFMLMVAGGARVVGAFKAQSFGAGALTFMWGLLLLVTGFYFVVRPGIGLESLTLVVMIVLFVDGILRVILAFHMKPVKGWGWMLVGGILSILFAVMIWRQFPASSLWVVGTLAGFSMISNGFTTVSVASAARKVATVAAAA
- a CDS encoding cysteine rich repeat-containing protein yields the protein MRKTIVGSMVVGALLLIAGRADAADPLVDSLKKACNKELTTFCKGVPQGQGRILACLYAFEDKVSDKCIYALYDASLQLKEAVAAVEFAASQCKDDLQKFCANIEPGQGRGLACIQKNEKN